GTCAAAAACATAACACTCAATTAATTTGCAACTTAGTAGTTTATAGAATATGAAAGAACAATTTAAAAAATTTCTGAACGAAGAGCAAGATCCTAAAGCGATTGAAAAAATTACTTCAAAACTCAATGATTTATTGATGAAAGGAGAGGAAGTAGGATATATTGCAGTTCAAAAAAAACCTGCAATTACTGTTTTTCCGGATAGTATTGTATTAACGAATAAAAGAATTATTATTTGTAAACCTAAAAATCTGGGTCTTTCAATGGATTTTACAGATTATACCTGGGATGATGTTGCGGGAGCTTTTGTAAAAGAAAATATTCTGGGTTCAGAATTTTCTTTTAATACCAATACTGATTTGTCAATTTCAATTGATTATATTCCAAAAATCCAGGCCAGAAAAATATATACATACGCAAAAGAACAATTGGATTTACTTAAAAATCCGGTGACTATAGCAGCTCCGGTTTCAGAAACTATTCAGGCAGAAGAGCCAGAGGATACAGTTGAAGAAATTGAAACAGAAGAAGTAACTAATTTTGCAGAAATTTTACCGGCAGCTCCGTCTTACACAGAGACTTTCGAACCAATTCAACAAACTCAGTCAACAGGTGAGCGTAAATTAAGTGAATTATCTAAAGAAGAGCTTTTTGATAAATTACAGAATTATAAAAAACTGCTGGATAATGGCTTAATTCTCCAGGGTGAATATGATAATTACAAAAAAGAAATTTTAAGTTATATGTAATAAAAAATCCGAAGTTCTAGACTGCACCTAAAAGTTTAGACAAATTTATAATTAATTTTGATAATGATGAGCTCGATATTGTATCGGGCTCATTTTGTTTAAATTTGACTTGATTCTTTCTCTATTGTAATAGATAATATAATTTTCGATATCTTGTTTTAATTGACTTATAGAACTGTACTTTTTAAGGTAAAACAATTCGGATAATATCCCGAAGAAGTTTTCTATAATCGCATTATCCAGACAATTCCCTTTTCTGGACATACTCTGTACGATTCCTTTTTTTTTCAATAAATGCTGGTATTGTTTCATTTGGTATTGCCAGCCTTGATCAGAATGTAAGGTCAAATTAGTATTGTTTGGTATTTTCTTAAATGCTTTTTTTAACATCACGACCACTTGACTAAATACGGGTCGTTCCGCTAGCTCATAACTGATAATTTCTTGGTTGAATAAGTCTATAATAGGCGATAAATATAGTTTTTTCCCTGATACATTAAACTCGGTTATGTCGGTTGCCCATTTTTTATTTGGAGCTTCTGATTTAAAATTGCGTTCCAAAATATTAGGTGCGATTTTGCCCTGTTCCCCTTTATATGATTTATATTTTTTTATTCTAATAATGCTTTTTAGCCCTAATAGCTTCATCAATCTGAAAACTGTTTTATGATTGATAGTTATCCCTTTATTGTTTAATTCGTCGGTAATTCTTCTATAGCCATAACGACCTTTGTGCTTGTGATAAATGGATTTTATAAATTCTTTTATAATTTGATACTTATCCACAGATTTGCTTTGTTTTTCATAGTAGTAAAAACTGCTACGTGCCATATTAGTACGATTCAAAAGTAAATCTAAATCATATAAATGCCTTAATTCCATTATGGCTTGCGCTTTTTGGCTGCTTCTTCGGCTTGAATTAAGGCTTGTAGCTTTTTTAGCAAATCGTTCTCACAGCGCAGGGCTTCAATTTCCAAGAGAAGTTCTTCTTCCCTGGATAATGGCTTGTCTGATTTGCGTTTTTTACGTTTGAAATTGCTCATAGATTTGGGCCTGCCTTTGGGTTTTGGTTGTAATGCTTCAACTCCAAAGTTAGCAAAATCTTTTTGCCATTTTAACAGAATAGATGCATCGGCAATATTAAACTTCACCGAGGTCTCGCGTAAGGAAAGTGATTCTTTTTTAATGGCTTTTAGAACCTTTAACTTAAAATCAACCGTATAATTATGATTCCTTCTAGGTAATAAGCCCTCTTTGCCGTATGCTTTATAAAAAGCTACCCATTTACGGATATTGGACTCGTCCAAACCCTTCAATCTTGAAACATACACGTTCGAATAATGTTTCTTTAAAACTAATTCTACACATTCTAACTTAAATGCATAATTGAATTTTACTTTTCTGTCCATAAAAAATACCCCAAATAGTGTCTAACTTTTTGGGGCATGTTCATTGAACTTCGGATTTTTTATTTAATTTTTTAGATTGCCTACCATTCATTAACTTTATTGGCATCCATTTTTAAGAATATAAAAAGTAAAATGGTGAATCCCCATAAACCAGATCCTCCATAAGAAAAGAAAGGCAGAGGTACACCAATTGTTGGGAAAATACCAACTACCATGGCAATGTTTACAAAAAAGTGAATGAATAAAATTCCGGCAACACAATATCCGTATACTCTGCTAAATTTTGTTTTTTGTCTTTCAGCTAAATAAATAATTCTTAAAAGTAATCCGGCAAATAATGCAATAACAATAAAGGAGCCAACAAATCCCCATTCTTCGCCTACAGTTGTAAATATGTAATCAGTGTGCTGTTCTGGTACAAAACCACCTTTTGTCTGTGTCCCCTCTAAAAAACCTTTTCCTGTCCAGCCTCCTGATCCTATAGCAATCTCAGATTGGTTAGTATTGTATCCGATACCTTTCATATCGACTGTTTTTCCTAGTAATATATTGAAACGATCTCTGTGATGTTGTTTAAAAACATGATCAAAAACATAATCAACTGAAAAAACAAATGCTGAAATAATGGCCAGGAGTATACTGCTTAAAATAATATTACGGTCAACAGCTCTTCCTTTAAAATGTATAATAGCCAATACTGCGAACGCAATTAAAATGACAACATAAGGTTCTAAAATGAGTGTTAGTACAAATAAAAGTATGGTTATGAAACCGGTCCATACATACCAGGCAGGCAGTCCTTCCCGATATAAAACAATAATGAAAATACTATAAATTAAAGCACTCCCGGGATCCGGTTGCGGCAAGATCAAAATTACAGGCAGGAATATTATGGCAAGAGCCTGTATTTGACGATTGGTTTCCTTAAGATTAATTTGTGTGTCGCTCAGGTATTTGGCTAAGGCCAATGAAGTAGCTGCTTTCGCAAATTCTGATGGCTGAAGTGTAAAGCTTCCGATAGCGTACCAGCATCTTTGTCCTGCAATTGTTTTTCCAAAGAGAAACAGTCCGGCCAGCGATAATAATGCAACTCCAAAGATGATACTGGCATATTTTTCATAGAATTTACCGTCAACGAATAAAACAACGAAAATTAAAGGAATGGTACAGCCAATAAATATTAACTGCTTTTCATAAGTTCCTTCTGTAGAAGATAAGGAAGACGAATATATGTTTAACCACCCCAGAATCACCAGAATACTGTAAATGATAACGCTTATCCAATCAATATTTTTTTTTACACTTTGATTTTTCATTTTAAATGAATCCCTTATTAATTTCGTTTGATGGAATCAGCTTTGGTTTTTGGAATTATTCTTTTGCTTTTTGCAATTGAGTCTTTTCGTTTAATTTCTAACTTAGCAACATTTGCAATAGAATCCTTTATTCGTATTTCTTTTTTAACACTTTCTGAAAGTCCGCCTAATTTTGCATATTCGCTTTGAAGGCTTTTGTTTAAAACCCTGACTTCTAAATCCGTTCTGGAAATTTTCTTTTTTAAATATTTTTCTATCATTAAACTCGCAATAGGTCCGG
The Flavobacterium flavigenum genome window above contains:
- a CDS encoding helix-turn-helix domain-containing protein, with amino-acid sequence MDRKVKFNYAFKLECVELVLKKHYSNVYVSRLKGLDESNIRKWVAFYKAYGKEGLLPRRNHNYTVDFKLKVLKAIKKESLSLRETSVKFNIADASILLKWQKDFANFGVEALQPKPKGRPKSMSNFKRKKRKSDKPLSREEELLLEIEALRCENDLLKKLQALIQAEEAAKKRKP
- a CDS encoding IS3 family transposase, coding for MELRHLYDLDLLLNRTNMARSSFYYYEKQSKSVDKYQIIKEFIKSIYHKHKGRYGYRRITDELNNKGITINHKTVFRLMKLLGLKSIIRIKKYKSYKGEQGKIAPNILERNFKSEAPNKKWATDITEFNVSGKKLYLSPIIDLFNQEIISYELAERPVFSQVVVMLKKAFKKIPNNTNLTLHSDQGWQYQMKQYQHLLKKKGIVQSMSRKGNCLDNAIIENFFGILSELFYLKKYSSISQLKQDIENYIIYYNRERIKSNLNKMSPIQYRAHHYQN
- a CDS encoding PH domain-containing protein, which gives rise to MKEQFKKFLNEEQDPKAIEKITSKLNDLLMKGEEVGYIAVQKKPAITVFPDSIVLTNKRIIICKPKNLGLSMDFTDYTWDDVAGAFVKENILGSEFSFNTNTDLSISIDYIPKIQARKIYTYAKEQLDLLKNPVTIAAPVSETIQAEEPEDTVEEIETEEVTNFAEILPAAPSYTETFEPIQQTQSTGERKLSELSKEELFDKLQNYKKLLDNGLILQGEYDNYKKEILSYM
- the rodA gene encoding rod shape-determining protein RodA, with amino-acid sequence MKNQSVKKNIDWISVIIYSILVILGWLNIYSSSLSSTEGTYEKQLIFIGCTIPLIFVVLFVDGKFYEKYASIIFGVALLSLAGLFLFGKTIAGQRCWYAIGSFTLQPSEFAKAATSLALAKYLSDTQINLKETNRQIQALAIIFLPVILILPQPDPGSALIYSIFIIVLYREGLPAWYVWTGFITILLFVLTLILEPYVVILIAFAVLAIIHFKGRAVDRNIILSSILLAIISAFVFSVDYVFDHVFKQHHRDRFNILLGKTVDMKGIGYNTNQSEIAIGSGGWTGKGFLEGTQTKGGFVPEQHTDYIFTTVGEEWGFVGSFIVIALFAGLLLRIIYLAERQKTKFSRVYGYCVAGILFIHFFVNIAMVVGIFPTIGVPLPFFSYGGSGLWGFTILLFIFLKMDANKVNEW